atgtattaatatgttaattgtaatatattatagaaaaaaaaaacaaattggacTGGCACTTGAACGCTAAAAAGTATTGCAATGACTTTTAAAACAGAATTGGAAGTTGgattccttaaaaaaattattctagTTCATTTAAAATTGCATATACACATGAAAGCTCAAAGTTAACGCAATAGCCAGTACATAAGTTATATATAATTTTCGACGGAAcatataatagaaaaataaaatttaattgttattcTATGGAATGTAACTCCCAATTTTAATGTcaagtatgtatatgtatagaacagtagagattttttttactaagcaGTCTCGTCTCATATCAACTTGTGGTCAAGACTTCATACAttgaaatgtttaaaacactttaTGAATCACTCTAAAAAGTTTTATGTAACAATAACTTTGTTCTAACGTTTACGGATATGTATTTAAGGTTCAAAAGTATTTAGaatgataacaataaaaatatctttaacacTATATAAACAGGGTAAAtattatcttgtttttttttcctcgaTAAATTATCTAAGGatgtaataaaattcatttatagAATCAAcgtgatataatattaaatgcgAATGCGTATTTAAATCAATTCAAACTTGAAACTTTTATAATAACgctaattttattacttaaagaGCCTATTAGAGACCAATGAATTGCGAATAATATCTAtgtcagtgattctcaaccactgttccgcggcacttttgtgtgccgccaaatttaaaaagtgtgccgccaaatttagcgaatttataataatgttaatattattaaattatatcattttaaaagaaaaatattttaaacatgaatatatatttaaatccacaaaaaaaatattatagtacattttagtttatttcgtatattaaaattttttgataaactatttatgcagtgtgttgtagtaagtaaataatttttatcttctttttttgtgtgccgccaaattttgaaatcgttaaatatgtgccgcaacaaaaaaaaaggttgagaatcactgatctaTGTAATtaacaacaaacaaacgagAACAATATTGTGATACTTTGGTCCCATCGCAACAATGATATCATTTCAATTTTCTGCTAAGTACTTACTCTCCCAGTAATTGATACTCGAGCAACGAACCATCGGACAACCAAATAAAACTTGCAAGAAACAGGTTTGTATATTTCGTAACATGAcatgcgctatgacatgtccttcttcaaacgaggcttgtggagagtattatgcggtaggcagcggcttggctctgcccctggcattgctgaagtccaagggcgacggtaaccactcaggtgggccgtatgctcgtctgcctacgagggcaataaaaaacaaaacaaaaaaaaaactctttgccTGTCATGTAGGTTCTGTTATTAAGTTTCTGTTACTAACTAAGGCGTCTAGATTACCTAAATTTGcctacttttgtttttaatgtatgtttaagttttttaggtctcttagaaacaGATTAATTATCATTGTCTTGGGATTGGTCTTTTCCGGAGTCTACCAGGTATTCCGGCATTTTATTAAGAATACCGAAGagagaaaacaatataattagtTCAGTGCGatacgtagggcaccggtgacctacatggcggTCAAAGGTTCAAACTTTGATAAACGTTTTACATAGAACGCGGTACAAGGTCGACCACAATaagtatttgaatattttctcatttcattatttactagcgttttgcccgcgactccgtccgcgtggaatagttactttggcataacgcaaaattttactcccacttcatttacgtagaaaatgaaaatatttttgaattatagaattttAAGGAGCCGTATAACactcctattttgaaacattctttattggtgctcgacttgtattggtcttaccgtgatgttatatagccttcctcaataaatgggctatctaatactaaaagattttttcaaatcggaccagtacttcctgatattagcgcgttcaaacaaacaaactcttcagctttataatattagtatagattggttCAGTCTGAAACCTCATTCATCAAGCCGGAGTACGTAACAACATTGTTCTAAAATAATCGAAAAACGAAGCTACGTAAATTCCTCAATATTGTTTTAGTATATTTTACGTAAAATAAACCCAAGAGTTTCAACGGAAAACTTAGAATCGGTGAAACCAATTTTTTGTTTGCTCGAATAATAATAGCGGAAAGAAAATTCTCTGCTATGAAAATTTCCTACTGGCAGTCTTCAAAAACAGTCAAACACTCGGTTTGTGTTTGTATTGCTGCAATGCCTCTTACACTCCTTAAAATTCGGCACCCAATTCGAGCTCATTAACTCATTTTGCGGAGCTCTCAACGAAACAACAGCCTTCACAAATTgagtttcaatatttaattaaacgcttatttaattaattacggGGCGATTATGTAAATTGTACCattcttattaatttatttacacgaTTAATTCTAAACGGGGTACTTTGTTACTCTCTAAACGGACTAATATTTGGCATAGCACCGACTTATGAATCCATTCAAAAAGCCACGAATGTCACTGTATAACGCATGATCGCTTCTCATTTTGTCCGGTCGGTCGCACCAGTCTGTTGAGAGTGAGCTTGGGACTGCCGCTAGAGCTGTCTCCGTCGCCTTTGGCACAAGTCTTCGTTCTCATTATCATCAGATCTGTCCGAATACTAGGCCGCCTCACGTTTGGAGCAACGACCCCGCAAGCATCAGACAATCTTctttttatcgataatgtaCATTTTTTGCTTCGATTACTCTGACTGCTGGTAGGAGGGAGAGTGCACGGGCTCCCGAAGGCCGTGCTGACGCGTTTGTGATGGTTTGGGGCCATTTCTAGAGGTAAGTTTGCGACAACAAATAGTTCGTAGAAGAGATCGTCGACGTGAGAATTTTTCTTGGCCGATGTTTCGACGAAGACACAGGCTGAATCTTGTGTTGTGCAATAGGCATGAGCTTCTTCAGCTTGCACCGTCCTGGTTCGAAtagaatgaaatattttatgcaAGAAAGTGACATGctcaataacataatattaatgCACTGAAAATTTTCAAAAGTATATTTCTAATCTATTTCTGTATATATTATTACAGTTAACATAATTAAGCTACAATCAACTTCATTATTTATCCGGATGTCTATAAGGTTTTAACTTCACACTAATGCAAATCTCATATGAGTACTGTTTAGAGATTAAGGGTAAAGGATTTTGACACAAAGATTGTTAAACAAGTTTTGAGAAAAATTTACTCACTACATTTCTCCAGTTAACATATGACTGTTTtatgtgcttttttttattgcttagatgggtggatgatccCTCAGCaacacccgatgttaagtggttactgaagcccacagacatctacaacgtaaatgccgccacccaccttgacatatgagttctaaggtctcagtatagttacaacggctgccccacctttcaaaccgaaatgaattactgtttcacgacagaaataggtaggggtCCTACCCGTGTGgtctcgcaagaggtcctaccacccgtaaagaTGTTCTGATGATGCTTCTATTATATATCTCTTATATCTATACCCTTAAAGAACAACAACAAACATTTGCTACACAACTTACTTAAGTTCCTTATCACACTTGTTCCCGGCAATAGCCATTGGGACCCTGGGCACTTGTCGACGCCCGCGGTTGCTGCTGCTAGCGCTCGCCTTCGTCTCCAAGATCTGTTCCCGAAGTCGAATGACCTCCTCGAAGGACTCGCGGCTGTCCATAGCGAATACTAACACGAAGAGATCACCTATCGTACAAGAAAAGGTAATGTTAACaaaatcttctatcttctatatatataaaaatgaatggctgttcgttagtctcgctaaaactcaagaacggctggactgatttggctaattttggtcttgaattatttgtggaagtctagagaagatttaaaaggtagatcaatatgaaaatgctcggaattaaataaaaataacaattttgttttccctttgatgtgtcccccgtcggacggattttttttgttttaagtttattttaaacaaaagtttaggtattttatttatcgattgaggcactacgaaatctgccgggtcagctagtgttcaataaaaaatgcgtttcgatttgaagggtcgcgcagccgtagttaaaagtgagaccttagaactcatgtctcaaggtgggttgcggcatttaccttgtagatgtctatgggctccgataaccacttaacaccaggtgggccgtaagctcgtccgcccaactaaacaataaacaaaaattaaaaaatatcacagACCGCTTATTGGGTAGTCGTCTCATTTGAATATATGTGTTCGTCGAGTGGTAGTGTAATTTCCACAATCACTGACACCTCAAGATATAGATTCAATTTATGTTCTCTTTTGTTTGATTGTTGACGTTGTACTCGTAAATGTGTCAAAATTAGTCTGTTATGACtcgtatgaagtcgtcgtggcccaaaggataagacgtccggtgcattcgtgttgagcgatgcaccggtgttcgaatttcaggcgggtaccaatttttctaatgaaatacgtactcaacaactgttcacgatcgactttcaaggcgaaggaataacatcgtgtaataaaaaccaaacccgcaaaattataatttgcgtaattactggtggtaggacctcttgtgagtccgcacgggtaggtaccaccaccctgtctatttctgccgtgaagcagtaatgcattttggtttgaagggtggggcagccgttgtaactatactgagaacttagaacttatatctcaaggtgggtggcgcatttacgttgtagatgtctatggggtccagtaaccacttaacaccaggtgggctgtgagctcgtccaaccatctaagcaataaaacaaaaaaaacaatattttattataaatgataTAAATGCTAATACTTGGCAGTAGTTAAAAGGTACTAACAACATAACGGTTTCATCCTATATATATCTTATAAAtgcataatgtaatattattaatataattacaataagtGTGATAccctttcaattttattaagaaaCATAAAACCCTTCCACATCAACACGAACTTCCTATTAACTTTCTCCATTAAAAAGGTAGTCTATTCGCTGGGATCTTTCATAGACGCTAATAGTATAAAATTATAGTTCTTACTAACAGTTTATGCctttaaatgtaatgtaaatgtttTAGCATAATTAAGTTGATACTACCCGACGTTAGCAAAGTCGTACTTAAATTTAAGTAACAAAATCAAGAAGAAAAaactaattatataattaaaaaatattaaactaaataGGGTTTTGTCCGATCAGTGTTGTTTTTTTGTGAgttcaaaaaaattatgataaagGAAAAGATGATTATATACTTTACAAAATCATTAACAAAAgctttaacaaaaaagaaaaccttcaactttaaaataagaatatcacTAATTTATTCGAACTTAATGAAATATGCATTATTAGAAtaagtaaatacataaatagaaCTATATATAAGCACCGACcttcaaataaaagaataattaaaatcgGATAATCTTGAAAATTTTGAGGAAGCACACAAAGAAATACCATTTAAATTGACCTCCTCCTTATTTGAAGTCGGCTAAAATACAAAACTGGCAGGAAGCTTGATTATGAATTGCTATTCATTTGCGCTCAGCGTGACGTATTTAATATGACGTCACAGCTTCATTTATGCTCGATAAAATTACTTCCAAAAGCAAAATGTTAAGTATTTGAATTGTAAAGTAAGTAATATAGCGTGATGGGTATTACATAACATAtgaatctaaattttttttaaatattgtcatGTGATTGATGAACTAATATGAATATTAGAAAACTCCCTTCCCATCCCTTTGTTCGATTTTACCTAATTTTTTAAAGACCAAAATGTTTACAAATCataatattcaatattaataaacaatttaagaGAACGTAGAACCCACAACGTCGTTAAAAATTCTATTCAACGTCTCTCGGGGCGTGTATTTTGAAAAATGTGACTCAATTTGAAATTCAAGACAATCGAAGCGACAATTTCCGTGGTCTGATGCATCCTTAACAAAGTCTCGCTTGCACGCGTTGTATATAACAAGGACATAATGGAAATGGGACATtggattttaaaatgaaaattgacGTACATTATATGTAGGTATCGTGTTTATTGGATGTTTCACTGCAAATTTtctaaaacattaatatttgtttttaagaaATAACGTTGGAGTTATGTTAGTGACCGgcgatttttgttatttatcaaGCGTTGAAATATAAAAGAACTCGTCTACATAAATGGGAGACATCCTACAAAGGCTcgaataatttcaaaattaatagaagtcatattacaaaattaacttcatattataatttctgAATTCAAATTAAGCCCCTAATATCTGGACACTAATTACAATTACGTACATAAATTCCTATCTAAGTTCCATAGCTAGGACACAATACCTTGGTATAATACTGCCAAATACAAGCTCGGGTAGAGGCACTCGTGGTCTGTCTAGTGCCCTAGAACTATGAGTGCCATCCAAATTCGGGAGCATGACGCAATATGCGATGGTAATTAACGTGTTCCAGTTTACAGTGTGCGGTGGTTTGGGGCAAAACCGCTACATCCAACGCCGGTTAATTTGATACGAATAGTTCGGGCAAGAGACCTCCTTAAATGCTGTCAAAATACCGCAGGAAAGCGTTTTCTAAGTGacccacaaagattctcttGTGTTAgaaaatagaattttaatttcaaaaatgaATCTAAATAAAGTCAGCTTGAAAGGTATTTACGTGTTTTCTCGGCGTTGCCAAACATCTTTGTAAAAGCAAGACGTGAAGAGTGTCGAATGTAGATAGACTTGGATGCGCCCAAAGCACAACTCGGAGTGAAGCATTTGATATGTAAATTGTAGTCACTCTAAGCTCACTTGAATATATTAGGAAATTTTTAGAATTAAGGTACTTGAGAGCTTAGTAGAGTAGATACTGTGTTGAAAGTTTCTTGTTTTATTCCCCTACATATTCGTAGGTAGCTTAAAGACCTATTCAAACTACGAGCAGATGATTGGGTGAGCTCAtggagctcaacctgagagaattagaGAACTTGCCAACaccagccctaacaagagcattGCTTTGCTAAATGTACCACCGAATTGGAATTGATTGTGACCCATTTAGAAAATCCGTCGAGTATCTCAATGGATTAGGTAAAACTATCGGATTATGACATTCTTGgtatagataatataaaattaaagctTAGAGCATTTTTGGAAATTTAGAACATAGAACGTTTTATAGTTTTCGTGATTTGTACACCGGATTAGATCATTTGGGTGTATGGTTAAAGTCTAGAATAGCTCACCCCACCCTATCCCGCGATTGTTGTAAAAGTTTACCAAGGGATTCGCCGGagagtggatttttttttttgggtcaggaggaaatcgccggacttccgccctccactggggatggaagggcagggcatgtcagagtcgaactgactaaaacctcctgtcgctcaacaaccaacgtccaaacctcgcatgagacagaactcatgaagaggcagagggggaaagtgaagcgtttagtgcggagcatatctctcccatcaccctccccctcggagAATGGGTAGCAGCATTCTCTGATTATGATGTCAACGCAATAGGATCGTCAACCGGCATTTGCATGATTATATACCATAATTGTTATTTCTATCACGAAGCAGTCAtacgttccaatttgaaggtTAGTACAGTTTTAGTAAAATACAAATGAGACTAATTAGAGACTTAGATCCTCATCTCACAGTGAATATCCTCATTTATTTTGTGATTTCAGATTACTGTTTTTTGATACACTGACTCCTTCGTATTGGAGAAAACGAAAATGCATCCTTGTGTATGGTATAATATGCCTTTATGTACATTTtacaaatgtaataaaaaattaagattcaAAAGCTTTccgattgaagaaaaaaaacgtacttaccattggaataaaaaaaaactcctgccgctcacgaccggcgccctacctcggaccgggccggagcccagtcggggctattgaaacggcgggacagggttgacgcagagcacattacatccatcccaccgtcccacggacgccggaccggtggccgccagcgacacgaccaccggttccctcgttcagcgggccgagagcccgctttgatggcgccgcgttacaccttcccccagagcggtcgggggaacgcggtctactatcacccggcttcctattgcgggtgagcgtgcagagcacgccaccccacgtctgggtctctccccgcacaaaacgggtgggacccctagctcttagggggccaggtcacggatacgaccccggtcccgaccccctgctcggcggcggcgggtttctgcgtagtgaggagagctttacCTCACTAGCCCCTCCTTATGCGAGATACCATTGGAATAACCAAACTTAAGGACTCTTGAAAACGGACAGAATAATTTCTCGAAACTTTGGAACAAAACTACAGATTAACTGTAGCGACACTAATTGCTTCGACGTTTTATCGAACTGCTGTTTAAAATTCAGTTCGGATACGCAACTCGAAAACGTTTAGTTTTACACCGAAAATGGGATTAGGCTTTCGGAGAATTCTCTGTTTCAAGACGAACTTTAGAAAGTGCTTCGTTATAGAACGATGTTGAACCAAATTGGAAGTGCGATTTAAAATTGCTTAGTTGATGTTGAACGGTTaggtatttaatgttaatagaaaaaaaagacgtgtggcactcggagactgccgcggtaaggctattgcatagcattttttattaacttatgcaattataaatcgacaataataatttaatattaaaacaacaataaaatataattttctattttacaattccgtttgtcgccgatagatggcgcttgacgcaaaagctgaatcgcgctatcgttgtgttacctacgaaattatatcacatattttgatagtacataatgCGGTGTTTagactttaaacactacacaagcgcaacgagtgaatgtgttgaacgtgagctacatagtaggaattgtgaggggtggaaggtttttttcgttacggaatttcacgattccgctctcaagccgcgctcgAGGCCcgtgataaaatctatgcaatagcttaaaatataaCTTCAAGGAATTCTCTGATTGAAGTTATGTTTTCAAAACCAACGAACTGGAGTAATTTCAGCACTGCAAATACCAACACGCGGCATTTACTAATACGTTAGTCGGTTGTACGTTAAGATGAAAATGTTTGATCACAGTTATTTCTTCCGAGAATTATGAAATGATTGGGTTTGTGCGAATTTGTTATCAGagaacacaaaaatatttcacaaagCCTGAATCGCCCTAACGACAATATCAAGATAAATTGACATCAGGAGCGTCGACTGAGAAATTTCACCCGTTCGACTAAAGAACTTACTTCCCTTTGTCTATACCGTATACAATCTCGCCCTTacccaggaggggtgggatatgctaacagctgcccgagcgcctccgaaggagacctatcaactcaagagcaattgctttgcgaatgaatctactaccggatcggaatcgcgacccgctgagaagatccggcgagaaactcagcgagctgatgcttGGGCTAGGTTGCATGTCGAATTCTTTGtctagttcgacgagtacggttaccggggtccctaagcgtgctcctagtgttagagctgaaggcgtctaatgcaaaggttattggatctgatggatccgtaaggacgtgtctagggcgtcgacggtgactggctcctgcgtgattagGATTCGGGGAGAACTCAACGGCGACAATGATAAGACGATTATCATGAAGCATAGTCTTATCGAAGGTTATTattgtaggcagtggcttggctctgctcctggctcctggcttgctgacgtccatgagtgacggtaaacggtattcgaagtctcaattttattggtaagccCGTTGTCTCATGCTACAACCCTTAAGTGTGATCATTCACAACAGAAATGGGGTTGTCCGTACACGTGCGAAGTCCCAATGCGGCCATTgacaataatatcattttcgtTACCATTCTAAACCTAAACTATTAAATTTATGGTTTTGTGacatataacatattataatactCTTTTGTATCATCTAAAGCAATCAATATACATTTAGACTTACATTATAgtttaacaataattttattgcagAATCTCACTTGATCTGCGGTTCGaattaataaaaacctttttatcTTCGTTCTACCAGCTAAAATAAGACTATTAAAATGCGGAAAACGGCTTCCGATTTATCTGAAATGAAAGTAAAGCCATTACGACTTGAAGCTTTAAAGCGCGGATTACATTTATGTCGGTATTTAAACTTTCATGAATCAAATAAGGATTAACTTGCGATTTTCACTGTTCGTGTATGCAGTTCACTGACATTTTTATTGATGAACAATCAGTCGGCTATTCATGAAGTTCATGAGCTTTCATTATCACTCAAAAACCGGGGTCCGAGTCAGAATGAGGTGGATGAGACAGAACCAACACgaggatttttttcttttttaattaagctgatggtcttaaAAGGCCATTTTAGCGTAACGTAActaagtgagctcacagggatcaaacctgacgatgttgctaacactggccctagcaaaagcagtgcttcgcagaatctaccatcggatcggaaacggaaCCCACTGGGGGCGAGGTGACGCATTTCGTACAGAGTGCATGTCTTCCCACCATTATTCCACCATCAGGCTTTTTGTTATCTGAAATCGCGACACCGCCGCAGACCTCTGGTATAACCTGTCAGAACCAACATGCTTCGGCATTTTTATTAATCTCGCAAGGCAGTTTACGTAACGACTGCTTGGGTCTTCCTCACGGGTCCCCAAACCGGTGTACTGAGTGAAACCGAAACACTTAGGGGGGCAGGATTCAGAGTTGACGAGGACGACGTCTTTTATGCCCTCTCACCTGCTTCTTCACAATTCTAGGGCTAGGTATGagctatttataaataactagctgacccggcagactttgtggtgcctcaaccgataaataaaagacctaagcttttgtataaaataaactttaaaaaaaacaaaaggaatccgtcccgacgggggacacattaaaggaaaaataaaattgtttgttttcataTAATTCCGAGCgtgttcatatttattcacctttcaaaccttctctggacttccacgaataattcaagacgaaaattagccagatcggtccagccgttctcgagttttagcgaaactaacgaacagcaattcagatagattatatttatttccaacAATCCGGAAGATATCCAGTTTTTAATATAGATTAAAAGATGAAATTTGCTGAAAAATCTTCTATCAAATCTTACCTATGTATTTAAATActatacaataatatacaaaataaatcataacaaataaaagaacGGTTCTCCGTAAATAACTTTAAAACTTTAACATAAATCTTAAACAGTGTTAAATGCTGTCTCGTAACTTGTTTTTGAATTCCTCTTATCACAAAAGCAGTAGGTAAGGAAGGGTGAAGTTGAATCGTTTTTATGCAACTTCCATAATTAGCGTATTCCGAGTTTGCTTTGAGAAAATTTCCAATTGTTCATTTTCCGAAAAAGGTTATTTTAGTTTCACATTTTATAGCTTTCATTAAAGTTTTTCTATTCCATAATTGGATATTGGTAGTTTACTATCAGTATTCTTACTTAAGCCTTCGGTTGATTGAAAGAAGTGATGTTTCAATTCTCTCTCTACAACTGAATCAACAACAAATATGAATAAATGTGTAAATCTTCTGTCGTTCCGTATGTAACTTCTGCTCGAACAACTCAAATTCATAATCTTGTGATCATTGAAATAAACTCCTCTCCTTCAAAATGAAGATTGAAATATTCATCATATAATCCtcaaagtttattatttatatgtaatttaaaaccaAATTATAATTGATTCAGTCGTTGTGGagattgtttatttgtttacttacatttcataatataaaggatgatataattttgtattaagaaaattacataataaaaataaaaattacgtcAAAACTACAAAACCCAACCCCACGTCCGTGTAAAACATCTAAGCCACTGGAGAGGCGGACATCTGAAACGAAATTACTAATCAGTTGACCAAAAGGGCCACGGCAACCACCCaaagaataatatcgtgtaataaaaatcaaacctgcaaaattataatttccgtaattattaGTTTCGACCCTCtagtgagaccgcacgggtaggttccaccatcctgcgtatttctgccgtgaagcagtaatgcgtttcggtttgaagggtgggccgttgtaactatactgccgttgtaactatactgaaaccttagatctcacatctcaagataggtgacggcatttacgttgtagatgtctatggattccggtaaccacttaacaccaggcgggccgtcagctcgtccaccaatctatgcaataaaaaataaaaataaaaaaaatgaattttgttGATAACTGTACCGCAAAAATGTTGAAATCGAAATAGTGCGGATGCAATCACCTCTCAATATGGTCGCATAAATACCGCTGGCGTAACAAAGGATAGGTGAGGAACGCAAATATAGGAACCGGCGACGCCTATAGCAGTGCTATTTGCATTCAAGGGTCGTTTATCAAGGTTTAATCGATTTTAGCAAATTGCTTTATTTCGTACAGCTAGAATTTATCACAGCCAACTATCGCTAGGCTTAATTAGTCTAGGATGGCTTGAATAACTTGAGGAATATAATATGATTATCGTTATTTAATCGACACATGTAAGCgagatttttaagctattgcatagattttatcgcgggccttgagcgcggcgaccgaatcatgaaattccgtaacgaaaaaaaccttacacccctcagtccgcctaccatgtaactcgcgttcaacacattcacacgttgcgcttgtgtagtgtatgtgaataagcgcgtggcgtgacgtcacactgcatgcgcatcatgaaaagtctgcccatctctctctcgcgcggtctagctaatgagtgtgaaggggacagttaaggttttgcttttattaatgtttaatataagcgtggtcttgttttattattgttttaatattaaattatcattgtctaattataattgcataagttcataaaaaatgctatgcaatagctttaccgcggcagttcccaagtgccacacgttttttttttattgcttagatgggtggacgaactcacagcccacctggtgttaagtggttactggagcccatagacatctacaatacaaagtaaatgccccacccttcaaaccgaaacgcactactgcttcacggccgaaaataggcagggtggtggtacctatccgtgcggactcacaagaggtcctaccaccagtaattacgcaaattttaattttacgggtttgatttttattacacaatgttattcc
The sequence above is drawn from the Bombyx mori chromosome 11, ASM3026992v2 genome and encodes:
- the LOC105842521 gene encoding GTP-binding protein Rhes — protein: MSNGAERGSLALQSSPVKSTSPVRASPSPVRAPPSPLKSSLSTGRQRSPRKCQFAAPSEDARDKCGASWLCRRGAGVEESEPERSPGPSVPLPQACEESAPPPKNCFRLVMLGSARVGKTSLVARFLGTKFEDSYTPTIEDFHRKLYRIRGEVYQLDLLDTSGNHPFPAMRRLSFLTGDLFVLVFAMDSRESFEEVIRLREQILETKASASSSNRGRRQVPRVPMAIAGNKCDKELKTVQAEEAHAYCTTQDSACVFVETSAKKNSHVDDLFYELFVVANLPLEMAPNHHKRVSTAFGSPCTLPPTSSQSNRSKKCTLSIKRRLSDACGVVAPNVRRPSIRTDLMIMRTKTCAKGDGDSSSGSPKLTLNRLVRPTGQNEKRSCVIQ